From the genome of Platichthys flesus chromosome 10, fPlaFle2.1, whole genome shotgun sequence:
ctcaaaaacacacagaaaataaaaaaatacgaAATCTTAACGCTGTAGAAAGTATCTAGCATAGCTTTCTCTATCATATAACGTGCAACATATTATTATAACTTTACAGGTCACTTTCTCTGATGTGGTCAATTATCCAGCTTGTGTTTGAGTGCAATTATTCTTATAATGTTGGTATTATATatgaaaaggatttttttaattctacATGTAAATGAATTGTATCTTTTCATCAACTTGCTCTTCCTTACATAATTTCTCTAAAACAAGAGGCAGTTACTTTAATCTTTGAATAGGAACTCAGCCatgattttttaaagtttaaaatacaGTGAATTAAAATCAGCAATGACCTTCAGTGAAGTAACACTGCAACCCTTTACAAATGATGCACACTTTTCCCAAAAAATAAGATTATTTGTGCTCTTGAAACACTGCGGATGTTTACCATCTTTACAAACATAAGACTTATTCATTTTTGTCAAACGTAGGCAGGATTAACAAACAAGAATTTTATGATAAAGCATTAACTTCTTATCGTTGTCATTTCTGACTCAAGAGAGcatccaacaaacacacaccctcacacgaACACTTCACACAGACAGTCACCCACAACATACACCACACACCTGCATTGCTACAGGGTCTCTCTATAGCAGCTTCTAAAGAATAGTTTTTACTGCAGTGTCCCTATGAAACACTGTCAGCAAACATGGTGAGGCTGCCCTCAAGTGGACATACATAAACATAACCTTTGTTAAAAAGGACCACAATTACCTACTCAAGCCCTtgataaaactttaaaatccATGCCAGGAAAAAACGCAagtgccatatataaatataacatgcCAAAAGGTAATTGAATCTGAAGGAAGAAGGCTGCTTACGGCTGCCAGATTGGTTTAAATGCTAAAGACTTTTCATTGCTTACGAATGGTAGTAGTGCTCCAGGTTCTGGGAGCAAAGCCACTCCTGGAAGGCAAAGTCTCGGAGCAGCTGGATGTGGGCCTCTGCAATTTCCCTCCAGCTCTGCTGTTCCTTCACCACCTCTTCCAGGCGACTCAGTACACTCAGACTCAGTTCCTCTAGTGTCTGTACATCTGGATGACACATAAACAGCACATCAGAATCCCCACGCACATCCTGGCCAGCAACTCAGCAACAGTAATGCCACAGCAATGCAACAACACCGGCTATAATATTCATGAAAGTCTATTATAATGGGTATTTAAGACTGTACTGATTGTCTGTACATGTACATGCCACCGGCATTTTATAAATCAGAATATGATCATTACTTATCCCAAAAAACTTACTGTGGTCAGAGACAGAGTAAGAAATTCAATCTTGTTGCAGAACCCTAGGTTAAATTTAGTTCACATGACACTTAACCTCAGCATTTCTGCATAAACTAGGATATGTGGTGGATGAGCCTTGAGTTTGAGATACAATTCTAACCACAATCCGTTCCAGCTTCAAAAGTTCCCTTTTGCATATTACTGACACCATGTGATCTCACTTTACCCGGTGGAAACCATCAACCAAACTTTTGTAGTGTAAAGATAATCTCACATGAAACAATGACAACCCACTGACCTTCAAATAAGTGGCTGTATTGAGAGAGGTGATGTTCTCGGAGCCATTCCTCGACCTgactttcctttcctttcttccaGCGCACCTCCCAGAAGAAGATCCACGAcacagagcagaagagaagGGTCAGGAAGAAGCGGCGGTCCATCAGACCATCTTGCAGCCCTCACGCAGACCCCTCCGTGCTCAAAAGGAAAAGTGCCATGCAGCAGGGAGCTACTCACTTGGCCTGCGATAAATACAAGACAAAAGTGCTCAAGTTGCTAAATGAGGAAGATACAGAATAAAGTGCTGTAGCCTGCAATAAATGGAGTCTACTGAGGAACGCTGGTCAAGCAGATGGGAAATGATCGAGCCTCGCAGCTTCAACTGTAAACTGCTCTGCCAAGAAAGCATGAATATTTAAGTGTCGCCCCGGAGAAGTGTTGGCTGATGGGAGAATAGCATTACATGTAATCCACATCACTGAAATATGTATGGACAACTTGGCTGAAGAAGGGTCACAGTACTCACCCCGCCTTCTGCTTCGCGGTCACAGGTCAGATAGAGAGTAAGTACATTGACCGATCTCATCCACCGAGcccagatgctgctgcagctggggtAGATGAGCTCTGTGGAGCTGCTCGCTCAGGTGTCAAAACGCTTAGAAACGTCACCCGCTGCTGCACCTgtcatgaacaaacacacagctgagtAACACACCGGAAGGCTCACTGGATATCTGCTCGACTGGCGTTTCAAAACGAACCGaaaaggcaacaacaacaattttcCAAAGTCTGTTGACGCCTGGAGCGCTCGGTGAAGCTAGAAGCTGATTCCAATGTCTGTTAGCGTGGTTAGCATGACAAGCGGCAAGCTTGACTATAGAACGGTGCTAACAGCTAACCAAGTTAGCCAACAATGTCAGCGCAACATCACAGAAAGCTCGTCGCCGAGTCTCGTCGTTATCAAAGTCCACATCGCAGCACGTTAAAAAGACGATGCCTGCAGTAGCACATGTACGCAAAGCAAGGCTGTTAATATAAAAGTGCAGTAAACCAATGCTATTGAACACAGTGTCTACCTTCGTCTGCAGCACATTAGCATAGCAGCCGGAAATCACACAAGAGGTGTCGACTTTTGATTGCGTCAGCAGTGAGCGCAGCGACACACGAGGGGAAGGGAACCTAGCTGTTACTAAACGGATGAGGATTGTTTCTCAAATTTAAATCATGGTAGGTTTGCTGTAACGATTTGGCAGCCAATCCACTGCTGTCTTTATAACTTATGTCCTGCAATGTGTACtatttgtgttattaatgaGTAGATGAAACTATTTTGGAAGTCAAACTACTCGGCTATGTTAGCTAGCCTAGCCTAAACTGTATGTACACATACAGCGTCAGCTACAATACACGAATAACGCTGTTATAACCAGTTGTTCTGCTGCTTTAACAATATATACTAGGAGCTGTTGATTGTCGTTCatgttttaaaactcttgttgAATGTACGCAGGGGAAACAGAAAACCAAGAAGTTCGCTGCCATGAAGCGGATGATCAATATGAAAGACAACAGAATGTGAGTTCTGCTTTGTTTAAATAACTTTTCACTGTTGTTGAGCCACGACACCAGCTCCTCATCACTAGGAAGTCTTTTAATTCACCTTTAACCACACGTTATCAAGAGGAATGAAGCCCTTGTAGAATGTCAACATCGAATGTGAATCAAAGCCTCATGAGCccttgtttgcttgtttatgtttagaaaagagaaagatCGAGCCAAACCAAAAGAGGTAAAGAAGAAGGATCCCTCAGAGCTGAAGGAGACAGAAGTGTGAGTTGGTGACACAAATGCTTGAATCAGTTGATATCTTGTGGATAATGGCTCCTTACCTTGATTTGTTTAAACTCTTTGTGCAGGGCCAAGTACCCGTCGTGCTTGTTCTTCCAGTACAACACTCAGCTCGGTCCACCGTACCACGTACTGGTCGACACCAATTTCATTAACTTCTCCATCAAGGCCAAACTGGACATTGTTCAGTCGATGATGGATTGTCTCTATGCCAAATGTAAGTACCTCCAGTTTCAAGTAGTAATGAAGGTGATGATCTTATTATCATGATGATTCACTGCATATCATAGTTAAATAACAACACTTGTtattttgcttttcatctaCCCAGGTATCCCATATATCACAGACTGTGTGATGGCTGAGATTGAAAAGCTTGGAATGAAGTATAGAGTTGCACTCAGGTACAAGATCCTTGATTACAAATAGCACTGGGAGATTAACCGACGTACATTCTGTCCTCTTCTATTCTGTTTCTGTCATCAATTAATCAAGTAAATGTTTACGATGAACATCTTTTTGCTTTTGTTGGTTTTTGCAGGATAGCCAAGGATCCGAGGTTTGAGCGCCTGCCATGTGCACACAAGGGAACGTACGCCGACGACTGCTTGGTCCAAAGGGTAACACAGGTAATAACAGTTTAAAGGACAGTTGTTGCTTTACGTATCAATGTTTACTGAGTGATTCACTTTACAATATTAGTAATAGCATGCATAACTGATGAGGAATAACAGCAGTAAAACATACTAGCACAAAAGTAATAAGTGAATAACACAGTACAGTATAGTATGGTATATTAATTAATTCCAAAATACTGACATGTCTACTGTTGGGagaatacattttcttattttttatgcTGTACTGCTCTGTTGTCTTCTCACTTATGCACCTTGTTCAAAGTCAAGTTTACGACCGGGATATTAAAAGAATGACTGAGCATATATCACTCCAGTCTTTCCCATTAATTACTAACTATGATGGTCGCCACAGTCTCATGATATAAAATGTTAAGGAtctttaactttgtgttttgggcTGTTGCTTCATTGTAGAGATATGTGTAGTCCACACAAAAGAAGGAGCCGGGTGTGAATACTAGTTTCACGGCACTTTATAACTTGCGGAACAATATTTCCACAGCACAAGTGTTACATCCTGGCCACTGTGGACAGAGATCTAAAGAGAAGAGTCCGGAAGATCCCAGGAGTTCCTATCATGTACATCTCAAACCACAGGTACACCACATACATATAGAttagctttttgtttgtgtgtgtgttgaaaccAACTTTCTCACTTGtacctccctctctttttaAATACAGGTTTAATATTGAACGGATGCCTGATGATTATGGTGCTCCAAGATTTTAATATCTCTACTGTGGAGGCGGACCTGTAAATGAACTGGTTTCCTGTGTaataatattttcctttttcatgtatatgtatacaaatacaattatagGTTTTGAAGTTTGATTTGGTTAGAATGGGATGGGGTTGGTTTAAAGTACATGAACATTACTTTGTACCGTGACcatataatacattttgtttgaataaatgaaCTGTTTCAATGCATGTCCTCGTCAGTCTTGAGGGTATTTTTCCCAACCCGCCAAAATGTTTAGAGTAAAATTTCCATATGAGCAGAGATGCTAATTCATTATGAGAAAGAAAACCTCGAGGAACCTTAGGTCACTAATGTTGTGCAGATCTTTAAAGCTTCCATCTTCTTCAAAGATTAAGTTCACGAATGCAACATCGAAAATGTATTTCTTGAGTGTAGGAAGGAAATTGTAAAACTAGTTGAACTGATTATTAGTTGATTTGCATGTGACATAAACTGGGCGCATGGCCATTTTACATACAACACATTTTCttgtaaattaacatttttttcttacctgtaatttacatttttttaatatttgaaataaaaggaATGTTTTCATCCAACACATCTGGATTAGCGGAAAATTGGTTGTTGCTGTGGGTGACAattaaaccctttttttttaatgtgaaggTAGAGATATAAGTGGTTCTAAGTTTGATACCTCTAGACCAGCACTTTCCCCCTCGATTCTTTATTAGCATGAATACAAGACATTAGAAGATTGGgtttgttacattacattttagaaatctgatttatatatttttcaacatcttgaaacacaattattttgtATAATTCAATTAGCATTTATGGATAGATAATGTACAAAAGGATGAATATGCTTACGACACAAAGTCATTGAAAACTAAAGTCTTGGGACAGACCTAGAAAAAGCTTAAAAACTGTTTACAGTGCTTTATCACTTTTTGATTTCAGCTGTCAGGCTCATATTTCGAAATAATTctcatatacaaatataaaaaattataaaaaaagaaaatataataatggCTCACATTAACAAATAGTGATAaagtaaagaaatatatattatataatacgTTTAGCACTTTTCTATTATCGCAGGACTACTATGAGCTGGTATAGGTTTCTGATTCTCTTTTTCCAAACACGAACAGGAGGTTCATTTTCTTAGCACTTCACATTTATGgatgtgaagctgcagagcaGCGCCTGAATGCAGCATCAGTCGCGCGTGAGCAAATCCTGTGAGCACGGCGCATGCGCAGTGCACGCGGCTCTGGGAGTGTCTCAGCCGTGGATCCGAGGCGCAGCCGCTGGAGCCGAGAAGAGGAGCAGCTAATGAACAATGGAGCGGCTGACCAGGAGGGACACACCGCGGTGCACAGGGGTATGAGCTGGACGGACAGGGGGCTGTCGTGCTGCGGGTTGGGCCGGGCAGTGATTTGAGGGATGTGCGCTGTGGATGACCTCTAACGGATCCAGGGGATTAGAGATATCCAGGACTTTGTTGTCTGCCGAGTCGATCCTCTTAGAGACTGATAGCGTCACGCCGTCGGACATGAAGAGGACCATTCACCCTTTCCTCCCTGTAAAAAGCTTAATGTCTTTATCTATTCATTTATATCAATAGCTGATCAGAAGAGGATCTTTAGCCTTTTTTAACATATTGgaccaaagtgcttcacaggTATTGCAAAGTCAGCCTTTGATCCCAAAAGGACCAATCTACTTTAAATCCTTGTTTCACATTTACCTGCCTCAGCCACAGAGGTGAGCTCTGATCACCTTCCCCATTCACTGCATTGCCTGTGTGAGACAGTGGggccacagagctgctggatgTCATGAGTCGGCCATCTGTTGTTGGGACCTACTCAAACCTGCAGGCAGATTAACACCCAGTGAAGAGAAGGGTCCAGTCTAGGACAGCTGTGTGCCAGGACCTGGGTCGAGGAGAGATGCTGAAGGCCACGGTGGGCTCGGTGGAAGAGAGggacgaggagcaggaggaggagggcgatgAAGAGCTGAGGGATGGCGGGGTGCCCTTCTACGTGAACAGGGGAGGGCTCCCGGTGGACGAGGAGACCTGGGAGAGGATGTGGCGCCATGTGGTTCGGATCCACCCCAGTAGCGAGGCTCTGGGGAGGGAGATCCGGGGTGCCACCGACCTGCCCAAGGTAAAGTGTTGGAGCATGTGAAGCCGCTGTTGATTTGACAGTTGAAACTCTGCTCCTTACACCGACCATACAGAAGTTAGTGGGGAAACAATTTACAGCCATATGCTAAAGGGAAATGTTGAGTTGCAGTGTGACCATACAGTTCCATATGACTCACAGTAATACGAAGAATCATGCGCCTCTAAACACACTATAAATAATCCACCGTAAATGACTGATCTATCTTTTTTGTTATGGTTTTCCTACCGTTTCCATGTTTTGCCCAGTCCGTCCAATGCACTGTGAATACACACGCTATGTTTAAGACAGAAGAATGATCCCTTTCAGTCATTTCTCGTCAGAGTGGTGTTACGAGCAGATTGATTATCCCGAGCAGCGGTCAAACAAGACGACATTCTCTGGCTGCCGTGAATATTGGGATTGTATCATGTCtgcagttgtttgtgtcctctGTCCCACAGATTCCAGTACCGAGTGTGCCTACATACCAACCTACCACCACTATCCCACAACACCTGGAAGCCATACAGAAATACATCAGGGATTTACAGTATCCTTTGGAACCAAACTGtgtattatgttttttataaCAGATTAATTAGATTTGAAAAGCCATTTCTCACACTGATAATCACTACCATTTATTACTTTCCTTGATCGTCTGTTTTAGCACATTGTGATAGATATGGGACACACATAAGAAAGTAGGCCACTGTTGATACAATTGTCTATATTAAGCAAAAGCTTGATTTTTGCAGTCAGACTGTTCATCCATAATTAACCAACAACCTATGAATATCACAAAGCACTTCAagtttctttctcctccccTTGCTGAACCCAGCAGATGTCCCTCTTATCCAAGGCAGCTTCACGATGCTCTGTAGCAATATAACCTTAACCGTGTCCTACAGGTACAATCACACAGGAACACAGTTTTTCGAGATCAAGAAGAGCCGCTCTCTTACCGCGTGAGTCACGTTGGCGGTGCTTGTTGATTTTCTCGTGGTTTCGCCCCTGATATTGATGGCCGGTGCACAGGGCTCAGCTACATCTCGGGTTTACTCCTGGGCTTTGTGAGCAGGAACTAGCGTCAATCAGCCGAGGCCTGGAGCTTTCCCCTGGCCTCACTTTATTCGATTAAGTTGCACAGATTTTATCTTTCCTGGCTCATGGAAAAATGTTTTTGGTTTGGCTGCGTTAAATCAATAATACTGTGTCCAAATCAATTGAATGGCAATCACCAGTGCACTGGGGTCTGattattcttttgtttaaaCTTTTCTGCACAGGTTGATGGACATCGCTAAGGAGATGACCCGCGAGGCTCTGCCAATCAAATGTCTGGAGGCAGTGATTCTGGGGATGTATCCTTACAACAATGGATCATATTGTGacatttcagatgtgtgtgtacaatTTTAGAGTGACTGTCGAGGCTGAAGGCTTAGAACTTAAGTTATATAATGTCTAATCAATTCTATtcacctgaacctgaacctgatcTAGGGGAATAACACAGTAGCATTAACTAGCAGTATGCTAACAGCTTTGACAAAAGGAGCTGAATCAgctttaaacattatttttagcCAATTTAGACACTAACTGTGTTtccatggacaccaatattttGATATTAATTGCATTAAGACAATaatctgaataagacactgTCGTGTGAGCAGCTTTTTCTAATTAAAACTGCCTATTGGAGTTTTGACAGCATgttatgcttttatttgtgtatcCTACTATGTCCTTGACCCACCTTCAGTTACCTCACCAACAACATGCCGGGTGTGGAGCGCTTCCCCCTCAGCTTTAAGTCTCAGTTCTCAGGGAACCACTTCCGCCACATTGTGCTGGGACTTCACAGTAGGGGACGTTTTGGTGCGCTGGGCACGAGCCGCAGGGAGGACCTCATGTTCAAGCCCCTGAAGTACCGCACACTGATGGACTTAGTGCAGGACTTCGACGGAGCCTACAAGGGCTACTGGCACACGCTCCACAAGGTCAAGATCGGCCAGTACGTGTCCCACAACCCCCACAGCGTGGCGCAGATAGAGTGGAAACACTCCATACTCGATGTAGACAAGCTGACCAAGGACGAGCTGCGGAAGGAGCTAGAGAGACACACTCGGGACATGAGCCTGAAGGTACAGCACAGTGGGGGAGAGAGTTAGAACTAGACAGTAGAGCGCACGcctcagccaaggcccaacaggcgCCTTTAATTCACCCAAAATCCATCATATTGGTTTGGGACAtagtgtcaggcgtgttggtttatcctaaataagagatgagccggactggtccaattcaagtatttattgagatgcaatgaaagttaaACAacacatagctatggacaattatcacagcctaggctaaatcagttagcaataggtagtcaATAATGgcaaaggggtttgatataattataacagtagatttaatatgattggttatgaaagatcgAAGTGGAGTCaacgcaaatcaatttggttctcccttattggtccacagctgtagtcccccgcctcttgtcaaggaatccaggaagtgacaagaaccCGTCTCCGTCACGCTACTACTCTACGCTGCCGGTTGCTAGACAACCCTCACTCTCCTGATAGTTCGATGTTGTTAAATGAAACTAGCCTTGAGTAGAAAATATTATGTTTTCTGCTCCCTCGGCTGCACTGGCTGTTCcacaacaaagtcactctgacTCTTGAGACATCTGCTTGGCCTTAATATGTAAAAGTTGGAAATGAACAATTAAAGTACAGTATATTGTATTTCACAAATTCACAGTCTTCAAAACAGGCAGCAGCTCTTAGCAGACCTTTTATCAAGACAGGTGACTAAACACCCATGTGCCACACACCTTCCAATGTAAAGATTAAACATTAGAAGTTAAAAGGTTATTATTGAATCATTTGCGTGAAGGCCCTTTATCTGGCTCAATCGGCTCCAGCCCCCACCCTCCTTTCATTTGGTTTAGAGTTTCTGTTTCCATACACCTCTCCACCTACAGGCCACCACAGAAGCTAAGATTTTACATTCTCACAATAGCTCTATAACTATTGAGTTACTATTTAATACCGGGCAGCAGCTGGGGAAAACCCTATCCCCCTTATTGAGCCACATGTAAATCCTGTAAAAGAATTGCCCAAATTTATAGACATCAGTCCCCTTGATAGATGTAACCGCCTTAATATGTCTGTCTTTTTCCACAAATTAATCACTGAgaaattgtaaaaatgtgtaaaaaataaataaaaaggtaatTATTAGAAAACACACTTTGGTAGAAGAGTTTCCATTGTGGATGCCAGGGCAGAAGCAAAGATCAGATCTGGAATAATGTCAGTCTAAACATTAGGCAGATGTTAAGCTTTTTCTTTCCCCACTTTGCAGCTGACACGGGTTAATGGAGACTTCACAGGACTTAAGACAATGATGAGAAATGTAATTTGCCCTCAGCAGATGGACCGGCCTTCCCAACTGCTGATTAAATTTCCTCTGACATTCTGTTTCAGACAACGAGCTGATCTGCTATTCGATGAGCGATTTCTCTCTCATCACCTCTCATAACAACATAATGAAGGCAGCCTTGACGCTGCGGATAATAAAGCTAATGTGATGGCTGGACTCTGCCCTTCTTCTTGCATGGCTGACTCATTCCATCAATAGGTTGATCTTTTACACTGAGTGCTCGACACAATCACGTTAAAGACGCAGGACAGATTTCCGCCATTGACTGTCAGTACTGTGCGTACTTCAGGGTAGTGGAGTGGTGTTTTAAAGTGATTcaaatgttgtgtatttgttttcacagttaGGAAAGCCTGTTCCTCCATCTCCAACCAAAGACAGGAGAAACAGCATGGGTTCACCCCTCAGAGGACCAAGCAGCCCCGTACGCAGGATCAGCCGCGTTGAGAGACGGTATGACTAATCATGTGCTCTGGATCTTTTAGCGCTTCACTAAAAATACAGGCGCAATAACTTCTGATATGAAATCTTTGTAGTCACCGGGACATATTGGGACTTCAGACGTCTCATGATATCCGAGGCAAACGGAGAAGTAGCTTGTGAATTAGTCACAGCTTCCCTCTAAGCTGAATAAAACTCATCGTCTTGTCTATATTGTGTTTGATGTTACAGTCCCTCTGGAGAGAAGAAGGTCTTGGAGCAAAAATCGTCTGCAGACCTGAACGGGTACCAGATTCGAGTCTGAAGAAAGAGGATTCAGTTTGCTGTTGAGAGCAAACACACTTGTTTCATGGGGCCGGGGATTTACTCCAGGGCTCAGTTCTTTGTACACATGGGCCTATTCACAGGATGC
Proteins encoded in this window:
- the vash1 gene encoding tubulinyl-Tyr carboxypeptidase 1, with product MLKATVGSVEERDEEQEEEGDEELRDGGVPFYVNRGGLPVDEETWERMWRHVVRIHPSSEALGREIRGATDLPKIPVPSVPTYQPTTTIPQHLEAIQKYIRDLQYNHTGTQFFEIKKSRSLTALMDIAKEMTREALPIKCLEAVILGIYLTNNMPGVERFPLSFKSQFSGNHFRHIVLGLHSRGRFGALGTSRREDLMFKPLKYRTLMDLVQDFDGAYKGYWHTLHKVKIGQYVSHNPHSVAQIEWKHSILDVDKLTKDELRKELERHTRDMSLKLGKPVPPSPTKDRRNSMGSPLRGPSSPVRRISRVERRPSGEKKVLEQKSSADLNGYQIRV
- the fcf1 gene encoding rRNA-processing protein FCF1 homolog, with the translated sequence MGKQKTKKFAAMKRMINMKDNRIKEKDRAKPKEVKKKDPSELKETEVAKYPSCLFFQYNTQLGPPYHVLVDTNFINFSIKAKLDIVQSMMDCLYAKCIPYITDCVMAEIEKLGMKYRVALRIAKDPRFERLPCAHKGTYADDCLVQRVTQHKCYILATVDRDLKRRVRKIPGVPIMYISNHRFNIERMPDDYGAPRF